A window of Proteus columbae contains these coding sequences:
- a CDS encoding tape measure protein → MANVGEIVYQVQMDVQQLLTSQRQLEQRLNRMDSSFNRTSQSINNTERSIQSLSKVAAALTGYLSASMVASYSEAWTELNNKLSNSVRASESLIDVTQRVFDISQATRSSLDATATLYARLERGTREYNTSAADLAKLTSIINQGFIVSGATAQEAENAIIQLSQGIASGVLRGEEFNSVAEQGSRLMVALADSLGVGIGQLRKMAAEGKLTTDVVVKGLLSQGDAIGKEFAKTTRTMSQAFQEAGNNLTKFLGENTTIKASINVFSDAVITASKSLDEMVLAVSLVASVVGGRYIAAMGLAIKAKMQSAVAARQEAIANLQAARVAEHNAIMTARKTALDLAAARALVEKAKTEFAAARGTNAEATALANLIAVRSAATTAAINHKQATQAQTAAMANSAAAARAASVSIGLANKALGFVGGPAGIAMAAGAAIMYFYQQAKEAREEAVKLAEGVNQLTAEMKNMTREQKRAESAKLKEALPELKNEVLNTTVAMKQAAEKVRELEADLALAKVGTSKYESITKQLADAQDKLAIATDNATKASNNYSRTKNTISFIQADLNGELKEGIDLLKREISVLPSGAKGWDSYGFSIDRALQKKKEFNGEKISFEWSKEGMDLRKSLEREMKLANAKSEVDKRLLQVDFYIEDKGITDEREIYQLKQIAIATQEAQDAAAERNKTTKESTKATDAAYEALKRQREEIELLNKGYKDGSLEMAKYDAVKALGDKASPEQIKLAEKLAEDKYNIERNLADKKAALDLDLVTKAKESHDKQLADLERITKDDVSLTEQAARRKAEIEAEYQQKIAEIRANNAVSPQDNLKAQVDPVQQLKNEHERKLALIREFETEKGAITQQSLALMNAANTQYEQARTDAMYELWRNQSLGNEAAAAALDAFSGSASNALTGIITGSMEASDALRSIGNTVLNSLINTFVQAGIEQAKAAWFGAAAQQGAIAATTAVQTAAIGTQTAVSTAAAATTTAAWTPAAIMASIASMGTAAKIGLAAIAVLGVGAIAGARKNGGPVDAGSMYRVGEGGKPEIFKANNGRQYMIPGDNGKVISNKDMQGGGMNVNVVFNDYSSGGHKFDAQTSQDGNTMTIQAFIMDMDNKGPMLQSITRNTSATARARG, encoded by the coding sequence ATGGCAAATGTAGGCGAAATCGTTTATCAAGTTCAAATGGATGTTCAGCAATTACTCACATCTCAGCGTCAGTTAGAGCAACGCCTTAATCGTATGGATAGCAGTTTCAACCGAACGTCTCAGTCGATAAATAACACAGAGCGGTCAATACAGTCTCTATCCAAAGTTGCTGCGGCTCTTACTGGTTATTTATCGGCTTCAATGGTTGCTAGTTATTCTGAGGCATGGACTGAATTAAACAATAAGCTATCTAACTCAGTTCGTGCTAGCGAGTCGCTTATTGATGTAACTCAACGAGTATTTGATATCTCTCAAGCAACACGATCTAGTCTTGATGCCACAGCAACACTTTACGCACGATTAGAGCGAGGAACGAGAGAATACAATACATCAGCAGCAGACTTAGCAAAATTAACATCCATCATCAACCAAGGTTTTATTGTCTCCGGTGCTACTGCGCAGGAAGCAGAAAACGCCATTATTCAGCTATCGCAAGGTATCGCGTCTGGTGTTCTGCGCGGTGAAGAATTCAACTCAGTAGCAGAGCAGGGTAGCCGCTTAATGGTTGCACTTGCTGATTCACTAGGGGTAGGCATCGGTCAACTTCGTAAGATGGCAGCAGAAGGTAAATTAACTACTGATGTTGTTGTAAAAGGGTTATTGTCTCAGGGGGATGCTATTGGTAAAGAGTTCGCTAAAACCACTCGAACAATGTCGCAGGCATTTCAAGAAGCAGGGAATAACTTAACTAAGTTCCTTGGTGAGAATACAACAATAAAGGCATCTATTAACGTATTCAGCGATGCTGTAATTACTGCAAGTAAGAGTCTCGATGAAATGGTTTTAGCGGTTAGTCTAGTTGCCTCCGTTGTTGGCGGTAGATACATTGCCGCAATGGGGTTGGCTATCAAAGCTAAAATGCAATCAGCAGTTGCAGCAAGGCAAGAAGCGATAGCAAACCTTCAAGCTGCTAGAGTAGCTGAACACAATGCAATAATGACGGCAAGAAAGACCGCTTTAGATTTAGCAGCAGCCAGAGCGTTAGTTGAGAAAGCGAAAACCGAATTTGCGGCCGCAAGAGGAACAAACGCAGAAGCAACCGCGCTGGCAAATTTAATTGCCGTTAGATCTGCCGCAACAACCGCGGCGATAAATCATAAGCAAGCAACGCAGGCGCAGACAGCAGCAATGGCTAACTCAGCCGCAGCAGCAAGAGCCGCTTCTGTATCTATCGGTTTAGCTAATAAAGCTCTAGGTTTTGTTGGTGGCCCAGCAGGTATAGCAATGGCCGCGGGTGCTGCGATCATGTATTTCTACCAGCAGGCAAAAGAAGCAAGAGAAGAAGCAGTAAAACTTGCAGAGGGAGTAAATCAATTAACTGCTGAAATGAAAAACATGACAAGGGAACAAAAGAGGGCTGAATCTGCCAAGTTAAAAGAAGCGCTCCCTGAGTTAAAAAATGAAGTTCTAAACACCACTGTCGCTATGAAGCAAGCTGCGGAAAAAGTAAGAGAATTAGAGGCTGATTTGGCTTTAGCTAAAGTTGGAACAAGTAAATATGAATCCATAACAAAACAGCTAGCCGATGCTCAAGATAAGTTAGCAATTGCAACTGACAACGCAACAAAGGCGTCAAATAACTACAGTCGCACAAAAAATACCATATCTTTTATTCAAGCTGATCTTAATGGTGAGTTAAAAGAGGGAATTGATTTACTAAAAAGGGAAATATCTGTTCTGCCAAGTGGCGCAAAGGGATGGGATTCTTATGGTTTTTCTATTGATAGGGCGCTGCAAAAAAAGAAAGAGTTTAATGGTGAAAAAATATCTTTCGAATGGTCTAAGGAGGGGATGGATTTAAGAAAATCACTAGAGCGTGAAATGAAGCTAGCTAACGCCAAAAGTGAAGTTGATAAGAGATTATTGCAAGTTGATTTTTACATTGAAGATAAAGGGATAACAGACGAAAGGGAAATATATCAACTAAAGCAAATAGCAATAGCAACTCAAGAGGCTCAAGATGCAGCTGCTGAGCGTAACAAAACAACCAAGGAATCAACCAAAGCCACAGACGCAGCATACGAAGCATTAAAACGCCAGAGAGAAGAAATTGAGCTTTTAAACAAAGGTTACAAAGACGGCTCTCTTGAAATGGCTAAGTATGATGCGGTTAAGGCGTTGGGTGACAAGGCATCTCCTGAACAGATTAAACTAGCTGAGAAACTTGCAGAAGATAAATACAACATTGAGCGCAATCTAGCTGATAAGAAAGCTGCACTTGATCTTGATTTAGTCACTAAAGCTAAAGAATCTCACGATAAACAGCTGGCAGACTTAGAGCGGATAACAAAAGATGATGTATCTCTCACTGAACAGGCTGCAAGGCGTAAAGCTGAAATTGAAGCAGAATATCAGCAAAAAATAGCCGAAATACGGGCTAATAACGCTGTATCTCCCCAAGATAATTTAAAAGCACAAGTAGACCCTGTTCAGCAACTCAAAAACGAACACGAGCGTAAACTTGCGCTTATCCGTGAATTTGAGACTGAAAAAGGTGCTATCACTCAGCAAAGTTTGGCGTTAATGAATGCCGCCAACACTCAATATGAGCAAGCTAGAACTGATGCTATGTATGAGCTTTGGAGAAATCAATCATTAGGAAACGAAGCTGCCGCGGCTGCACTAGATGCATTCTCTGGTAGCGCATCAAATGCACTTACGGGAATAATAACCGGCTCAATGGAGGCTTCTGACGCATTAAGATCAATTGGTAATACAGTTTTGAATAGCCTAATTAACACCTTTGTTCAGGCTGGAATTGAGCAAGCTAAAGCTGCTTGGTTTGGCGCAGCAGCACAGCAAGGCGCTATCGCAGCAACAACGGCGGTGCAAACGGCTGCTATCGGAACGCAAACGGCAGTGAGTACGGCAGCAGCTGCCACAACAACAGCTGCTTGGACACCTGCGGCAATTATGGCATCAATCGCGTCAATGGGGACTGCAGCGAAAATAGGTTTAGCCGCAATCGCTGTGCTAGGTGTTGGTGCAATTGCAGGCGCCCGTAAAAATGGCGGCCCTGTTGATGCTGG